One window of Anaerolineae bacterium genomic DNA carries:
- a CDS encoding Methyltransferase corrinoid activation protein has translation MESRYHTIHLQPIGRRIQIRSDQSILEAAQLAGVEITSICGGVGVCESCRVRLVEGELSPPTIDEENTFSANEIQQGYRLACQAYPRTDIVIDIPPESLSTSQRLQLESQQKTSEIDPIVYRKLVTIPTPSINDLRSDLTRLRDALEPPGNHVEVDYKILQKIPSLCRSSSWNIQAVFHDSKLIQILPSKPESKLLGLAVDIGTTKVAAYLVDLETGAILSQAGSMNPQIAFGEDVISRISYLITHPEQRNQPGNNLLHQRIVEGLNKLIDKMLSEINDSSLTYENIVDAVVVGNTAMHHLFAGLPVEQLGISPYVPAVSEELYIPAKELGLKIAPAAQIYLPPNIAGYVGADHVAMLLPTIYPYYSDPAKKSCTVMAIDIGTNTEISLLHNQKIVSCSCASGPAFEGAHIQFGMRAAPGAIEKVQITAEEKILYKTIADQAPVGICGSGILDAIAELYTANFLDAKGTFLNNHPNIRIQNRNMEFVLVPAEKSGHNQDIVLTRRDVNEIQLAKGAIRAGINILLMEAALQPQDLDAFIIAGAFGTYIDIKSAMKIGMFPFLPLEKCQQVGNAAGLGARQMLLSKRYRQIASELANQIQYIELSNHPKFSDEFSKSLFFPSKELSN, from the coding sequence ATGGAATCCAGGTATCACACAATTCACCTTCAACCCATCGGGCGGCGAATCCAGATCCGTTCAGATCAATCTATTTTAGAGGCTGCCCAATTAGCAGGCGTTGAAATTACTTCAATTTGTGGAGGTGTTGGGGTATGTGAATCATGCCGTGTTCGTCTCGTAGAGGGAGAGTTAAGCCCCCCAACAATCGATGAAGAGAATACTTTCTCAGCCAATGAGATACAGCAAGGATATCGCCTGGCCTGTCAAGCCTATCCTCGAACCGACATCGTCATTGATATCCCGCCCGAATCTCTGTCAACCTCCCAACGGCTGCAATTGGAGAGTCAACAAAAAACCAGCGAAATCGATCCAATTGTTTATCGCAAACTGGTGACGATCCCAACACCCTCGATCAACGATTTACGATCCGACTTAACCCGCCTGCGCGATGCATTAGAGCCCCCTGGCAATCACGTAGAAGTTGATTATAAGATTCTTCAAAAGATTCCTTCACTCTGTCGTTCCTCTAGCTGGAATATTCAAGCTGTGTTTCATGATTCAAAATTAATTCAAATCTTACCCTCAAAACCAGAATCAAAATTATTGGGGCTGGCAGTCGATATTGGCACCACAAAAGTCGCTGCGTATCTGGTTGACCTTGAAACCGGCGCAATCCTATCCCAGGCGGGGAGCATGAATCCCCAAATTGCTTTCGGAGAAGATGTTATCAGCCGCATTTCCTATCTGATCACACATCCAGAGCAAAGGAACCAACCTGGCAATAACTTGCTCCATCAACGGATCGTTGAGGGTCTCAACAAACTGATTGATAAAATGTTATCGGAGATAAACGACTCATCCCTGACTTATGAAAATATTGTCGATGCTGTAGTTGTTGGTAATACAGCCATGCATCACCTTTTTGCTGGATTGCCGGTCGAACAATTAGGAATATCACCCTACGTACCTGCCGTATCCGAAGAACTCTACATTCCAGCGAAAGAACTGGGCTTAAAAATTGCTCCCGCAGCTCAAATCTATCTCCCTCCAAATATTGCCGGTTATGTGGGAGCGGATCATGTGGCAATGTTGTTGCCAACAATTTATCCGTATTATTCAGACCCTGCCAAAAAATCCTGCACTGTGATGGCAATTGACATTGGAACCAATACGGAAATCTCTTTACTGCACAATCAAAAAATTGTTTCCTGCTCGTGCGCCTCAGGGCCTGCCTTCGAAGGTGCTCACATCCAATTTGGGATGAGAGCAGCACCAGGAGCAATTGAAAAAGTCCAAATCACTGCCGAGGAAAAAATTCTTTATAAAACGATCGCCGATCAAGCCCCAGTAGGCATCTGCGGTTCGGGAATCCTGGATGCTATTGCCGAATTGTACACCGCTAACTTCCTGGACGCCAAAGGTACGTTCTTAAATAACCATCCGAATATCCGCATTCAAAACCGAAACATGGAATTTGTGCTTGTCCCGGCAGAGAAAAGCGGGCATAATCAGGATATAGTTTTAACCCGGCGAGATGTAAACGAAATTCAGCTTGCCAAAGGGGCCATTCGAGCTGGTATCAATATTTTGCTTATGGAAGCTGCTTTGCAACCCCAAGATTTAGATGCCTTCATCATCGCTGGCGCATTCGGAACGTATATTGATATTAAGAGCGCAATGAAAATCGGCATGTTTCCCTTTCTTCCCCTTGAGAAATGTCAGCAGGTAGGCAATGCGGCCGGTCTTGGCGCCAGGCAAATGCTTTTATCTAAGCGCTACCGCCAGATTGCTTCCGAATTGGCTAACCAAATTCAATATATCGAATTATCCAACCATCCAAAATTCTCGGACGAATTCTCGAAATCTTTATTTTTCCCATCAAAAGAATTGTCAAATTAA
- a CDS encoding 5-methyltetrahydrofolate--homocysteine methyltransferase, with product MSQEIFSKLTNSLVDGDPDATFEATKEALAAGIEPMAIIKEGLIPGMNIVGEKFSSGEYFLPDLIIAADGMQKAMTLLEPELLKRQQAIESAGTVLLGTVKGDIHEIGKSLVGTMLTANGFKVHDLGVDVPTETFVAKVQEMKPDILGLSALLTTTMVMQREVIKALAEAGIRDKVKVMVGGAPVTRNWAEEIGADGYAEDAMGAVQIARQLVSK from the coding sequence ATGTCTCAAGAAATTTTTTCAAAATTGACCAATAGCCTTGTCGACGGTGATCCAGATGCCACTTTTGAGGCAACCAAAGAGGCTTTAGCAGCCGGTATTGAACCCATGGCAATCATCAAGGAAGGTCTAATTCCAGGTATGAACATCGTAGGGGAAAAATTTTCCAGCGGTGAATACTTTTTACCGGACTTAATCATCGCTGCCGACGGAATGCAGAAGGCCATGACGCTCCTTGAACCCGAGCTGCTCAAAAGGCAACAAGCAATCGAATCGGCGGGTACCGTCTTGCTAGGAACCGTAAAAGGCGATATCCATGAAATTGGAAAGTCTCTGGTTGGCACAATGTTAACGGCAAATGGCTTCAAAGTTCATGATCTGGGCGTTGATGTCCCTACTGAGACATTTGTAGCCAAAGTCCAGGAGATGAAACCAGATATACTTGGTCTGTCTGCACTCCTGACAACAACCATGGTGATGCAGCGGGAGGTAATCAAAGCTCTGGCAGAAGCGGGTATCAGAGATAAAGTTAAGGTCATGGTTGGAGGCGCTCCCGTAACGCGCAATTGGGCAGAGGAAATCGGGGCAGATGGGTACGCCGAAGATGCAATGGGAGCAGTCCAAATCGCTCGACAATTAGTGAGCAAATAA
- a CDS encoding Acetyl-CoA synthase corrinoid iron-sulfur protein (Acetyl-CoA synthase corrinoid iron-sulfur protein, large subunit / CO dehydrogenase/acetyl-CoA synthase gamma subunit (corrinoid Fe-S protein)): MALSGIQIYKLLPQTNCKECGFPTCLAFAMKLAAKQVELSACPYVSEESKAQLEESAAPPIRLITLKSDGYEIKAGNEVVMYRHEKTFYNKPGLFVKVKASTPESEIKPLAQRIQEYHVNYVGIDLEVDGVALEDDTGDPDKMKAAVLAVRSVCKKPVMLFSPNPASLENALTNLNGELPLIGCANTDTWEKFAEIAKQMNAAVAVMGDNLDVLADLTEKIKGKGVEDIVLVPEGKNLGHELMLQAQIRRLALKANYRALGYPTLAFCHNHAQMAQAITKYAGFLVIDTFAEELVYPLLVLRQNIYTDPQKPIQVQPGLYEINNPQPTDPVLVTTNFSITYFSVANEVEGSGLPAYLLVADAEGMSVLTAWAAGKFDAERIAKAVKLANLEEKMSRKRLVLPGAVAVLSGEVEAELPGWEIRVGPREAVDIPKFYKQVLQVN, encoded by the coding sequence ATGGCTTTATCTGGAATTCAAATCTACAAACTGTTACCGCAGACAAACTGTAAAGAATGCGGCTTCCCGACCTGTTTGGCTTTTGCCATGAAGCTGGCGGCTAAGCAGGTAGAACTTTCTGCCTGCCCGTATGTCTCGGAGGAATCGAAAGCACAGTTGGAAGAATCCGCAGCCCCACCGATTCGGTTAATCACTCTCAAGTCAGACGGCTATGAAATCAAAGCTGGCAACGAAGTGGTGATGTATCGCCATGAGAAAACCTTTTACAACAAGCCCGGGCTTTTTGTCAAGGTCAAAGCATCTACCCCAGAATCAGAGATCAAGCCTTTGGCGCAGCGGATTCAGGAATATCACGTAAATTATGTTGGGATAGACCTGGAAGTTGACGGAGTAGCTCTGGAAGATGATACAGGCGATCCAGATAAAATGAAAGCAGCCGTGCTGGCTGTGCGGTCGGTTTGTAAAAAACCGGTTATGCTGTTTTCGCCCAACCCTGCCAGCCTGGAAAATGCTCTCACGAATCTTAATGGGGAACTCCCATTAATAGGCTGTGCTAACACGGACACCTGGGAAAAATTTGCCGAGATTGCCAAGCAAATGAATGCTGCTGTTGCAGTGATGGGGGATAATTTGGATGTCCTGGCAGACTTAACTGAAAAGATCAAGGGGAAAGGTGTTGAAGATATCGTTCTTGTGCCAGAAGGGAAAAATTTAGGGCATGAGCTAATGCTACAAGCCCAGATCCGCCGGTTAGCCCTGAAGGCGAATTATCGCGCACTGGGTTACCCCACACTGGCTTTCTGTCATAATCATGCTCAAATGGCGCAAGCCATAACAAAATACGCTGGTTTTCTCGTCATTGACACATTTGCTGAGGAACTGGTATATCCGTTGTTAGTTTTGCGCCAAAACATTTACACCGATCCGCAAAAACCGATTCAGGTTCAACCTGGCTTATATGAAATCAACAATCCTCAGCCAACTGATCCGGTGTTGGTTACGACCAATTTTAGCATTACTTACTTCAGCGTAGCTAATGAAGTTGAAGGCTCCGGTTTGCCGGCCTATTTGTTGGTGGCAGATGCGGAAGGAATGAGTGTGCTGACCGCCTGGGCAGCTGGAAAATTCGATGCCGAACGAATTGCCAAAGCCGTAAAGTTAGCCAACCTGGAAGAAAAAATGAGTCGAAAGCGATTGGTCTTACCCGGCGCTGTTGCGGTTCTTTCAGGAGAGGTTGAAGCCGAGTTGCCAGGCTGGGAGATTCGTGTGGGTCCGCGAGAAGCAGTAGATATTCCCAAGTTCTATAAACAGGTATTACAGGTGAATTAG
- a CDS encoding Carbon monoxide dehydrogenase CooS subunit, whose product MAKEKRTHEERTADPAAQEMLYRADELGLSTAFTRVDELVPCNIGGAGMCCKLCGMGPCRLTKDGMTGICGATIDTIQARNFIRAIAAGAAAHSDHGRDMAFTLKAVANHQAEGYSIKDVAKLRMVASYYDIPIEGRSPEEIANDLADLYIAQFGQQKGEVAPARRAPAKRQALWRDLGVMPRGIDREVVEALHRTHIGDDQDPVHILQHAVRTALSDGWGGSMIATDISDILFGTPAPILGQANLGVLREDMVNVIVHGHEPTLSQMVVAASQDPEIIEYARAAGANGVNLSGICCTANEILMRQGIPAAGNFLHQELAILTGAVEAMVVDVQCIMQALTDLASNFHTKIITTSPKVRIKGALHIEFDEHKALTIAKEILRTAIDNYKNRKETHIPKVRENLVPGFSHEYINYMLGGSYRASFRPLNDAIMAGRIRGVAAIVGCNNPRSKQDYLHTYVSQELLKQDVLLVETGCGAIASAKLGLLLGEAGLSKVGPGLREVCEAIGIPPVLHMGSCVDNTRILTVLTQMVEEGGLGDDIDQIPAVGLAPEWMSEKALSIGVYCMASGAYVIFGGSSPISGMPDRVSDSDLILRYISEGWEKLYGGKMEFVADPDEMIRRTLEHIDKKRAALGLPEYDPNRFGKSGDRRVLELENLPLSERVKALYGVAVD is encoded by the coding sequence ATGGCAAAAGAAAAACGAACGCATGAAGAGCGCACGGCAGATCCCGCCGCTCAAGAGATGCTTTATCGGGCTGATGAACTGGGCTTAAGCACAGCTTTTACGCGAGTCGATGAATTGGTGCCCTGCAATATTGGCGGGGCAGGGATGTGTTGTAAACTGTGCGGTATGGGTCCCTGCCGCTTGACGAAAGATGGCATGACGGGTATCTGTGGGGCAACGATTGATACCATTCAGGCGCGCAATTTTATTCGAGCTATTGCTGCAGGTGCTGCTGCTCACTCCGATCATGGGCGGGATATGGCTTTTACCCTGAAAGCAGTTGCCAACCATCAAGCGGAAGGGTATTCGATCAAGGATGTTGCCAAGTTACGCATGGTGGCTTCTTATTACGATATTCCAATTGAAGGGCGGTCTCCAGAAGAAATTGCCAATGATCTTGCTGATCTTTACATTGCTCAATTTGGGCAACAAAAAGGCGAGGTAGCTCCTGCGCGTCGGGCACCTGCCAAACGACAAGCCTTGTGGCGAGATTTGGGAGTGATGCCGCGGGGCATCGATCGTGAAGTGGTAGAAGCGTTGCATCGCACTCATATTGGCGACGATCAAGACCCCGTGCATATCCTGCAACATGCAGTGCGCACAGCGCTCTCCGACGGTTGGGGAGGCAGCATGATTGCAACCGATATCTCGGATATTCTCTTTGGAACGCCAGCGCCTATTTTGGGGCAAGCCAATCTTGGTGTTCTGAGAGAGGATATGGTCAATGTGATCGTTCATGGACATGAGCCGACTCTCTCTCAAATGGTTGTCGCAGCCTCGCAAGACCCTGAAATCATTGAATACGCCCGAGCCGCCGGTGCGAATGGGGTAAATCTTTCCGGAATCTGCTGCACAGCTAACGAAATTTTGATGCGCCAGGGCATTCCAGCAGCAGGGAATTTCCTTCACCAGGAACTGGCGATATTGACAGGTGCAGTCGAAGCAATGGTTGTAGATGTCCAGTGCATTATGCAGGCATTGACCGATCTGGCATCCAATTTCCACACCAAGATCATCACCACTTCACCGAAAGTGCGAATCAAGGGTGCTTTACACATTGAGTTTGATGAGCACAAAGCCTTGACGATTGCCAAAGAAATCCTGCGCACGGCGATTGACAATTATAAGAATCGAAAAGAAACCCATATTCCCAAAGTTCGAGAAAACCTCGTTCCAGGTTTTTCTCATGAATATATTAATTACATGTTGGGCGGATCGTATCGTGCTTCTTTTCGGCCTCTCAATGATGCAATCATGGCGGGCAGAATTCGCGGCGTGGCAGCAATAGTTGGTTGTAATAATCCACGAAGTAAACAGGACTACCTCCACACCTATGTTTCCCAGGAACTTCTCAAACAAGATGTACTGCTCGTTGAAACCGGCTGTGGTGCCATTGCCAGCGCTAAACTAGGTTTGCTGCTTGGTGAAGCGGGACTTAGTAAAGTTGGCCCTGGCTTACGAGAGGTCTGTGAAGCCATTGGCATTCCACCGGTTTTACACATGGGTTCCTGCGTGGATAACACCCGCATCCTGACTGTCCTGACCCAAATGGTGGAAGAAGGAGGGCTGGGCGACGATATTGATCAAATCCCTGCGGTCGGCTTGGCGCCGGAATGGATGAGTGAAAAGGCGCTCTCGATCGGTGTGTATTGTATGGCATCTGGAGCGTATGTGATCTTTGGCGGTTCTTCGCCAATTAGTGGAATGCCCGATCGAGTTTCGGATTCCGATTTGATTTTACGTTATATCAGTGAAGGGTGGGAAAAGTTATATGGCGGAAAGATGGAGTTCGTTGCTGATCCTGATGAAATGATCCGCCGGACCCTTGAGCATATTGATAAAAAGCGGGCGGCGCTCGGATTACCTGAATATGACCCCAATCGCTTCGGTAAAAGCGGTGATCGACGAGTGCTTGAATTAGAAAACCTGCCATTATCAGAACGAGTAAAAGCGTTGTATGGTGTAGCTGTAGATTAG
- a CDS encoding Acetyl-CoA synthase corrinoid iron-sulfur protein (Acetyl-CoA synthase corrinoid iron-sulfur protein, small subunit /CO dehydrogenase/acetyl-CoA synthase delta subunit (corrinoid Fe-S protein)), with protein sequence MPVEVPKEKWPGAVRTITLGALPSEGGTRKRVVTVGGETTMPFMHFEGEIPNPPVVAIEIKDRKPDDWSPLLIETWKNVIDDPAQWAAAAEAAGADIIVLALSLTNRNGEPTRPDEAVASVKSVLAATGLPLIVFGPGQAEADNTLLVAVSEATKGERLALGICEDKNYRTIVATAMANDHLVTARTPMDVNLAKQLNILISDMGLPLDRILMDPTTGALGYGIEYGFSVMERLRLAALQGDKMTQLPMIVTPGFEAWKTKESKVGEGVPASWGDWLNRAINWETLTAMTLVESGADIVVLRHPESVKRVKAAIEELMAAKSLVS encoded by the coding sequence ATGCCTGTTGAAGTACCCAAAGAGAAATGGCCAGGAGCTGTGCGCACAATTACGTTAGGCGCGCTGCCATCGGAGGGAGGCACGCGTAAGCGGGTTGTGACCGTGGGTGGGGAAACCACAATGCCTTTCATGCACTTCGAAGGCGAAATTCCCAATCCACCGGTGGTCGCGATCGAAATTAAAGATCGAAAACCAGATGATTGGTCACCACTTTTAATAGAAACATGGAAAAATGTTATTGACGATCCAGCGCAATGGGCTGCTGCAGCAGAAGCTGCTGGAGCAGATATTATTGTCCTGGCTCTAAGTTTAACAAATCGAAATGGTGAACCAACGAGACCAGACGAAGCAGTAGCCAGCGTAAAATCTGTCCTGGCAGCCACTGGCTTGCCTCTAATTGTTTTCGGTCCAGGACAGGCCGAGGCAGATAACACATTACTTGTGGCTGTATCTGAAGCTACCAAGGGAGAACGTCTGGCGCTGGGAATTTGTGAGGATAAAAACTACCGTACCATTGTTGCAACAGCGATGGCAAATGACCACCTGGTTACTGCCAGAACACCTATGGACGTCAATCTGGCAAAACAGTTAAATATTTTGATTAGCGATATGGGGTTACCATTGGACCGCATCTTGATGGATCCGACCACTGGCGCGTTGGGCTATGGGATCGAGTATGGCTTTTCCGTGATGGAGCGCTTACGCCTTGCTGCGTTACAAGGAGATAAGATGACCCAGCTTCCGATGATTGTGACGCCGGGTTTTGAAGCCTGGAAAACAAAGGAATCAAAAGTTGGAGAAGGCGTTCCGGCTAGTTGGGGCGATTGGCTAAATCGAGCGATCAATTGGGAGACGCTAACAGCCATGACGCTGGTTGAATCGGGAGCGGATATTGTGGTTCTTCGACATCCCGAAAGTGTAAAACGTGTAAAAGCCGCCATTGAAGAATTGATGGCAGCGAAATCCCTTGTCTCGTAA
- a CDS encoding CO dehydrogenase/acetyl-CoA synthase, acetyl-CoA synthase subunit: protein MSKYIAKRAIRGANALVREAEFMLNRALSEKGGHQKVAFPNTAYYLPLIYGMTGIAVEKLEDLVPVIEQAKRLLHPAPSDTLWTPYLGETLDCGMATLLAAEAIEAIRFVYGLQPERMPGFTLAGGTSYPELDSPNNGRVGHLNGPIDDIQLRSWGIQLVDGRMPGFAAIVGAAKSNEVAVKIVRELQKRNILCFLSGNVNGRSIIHQLIEEGVELGYDTYTVPFGTDTISAIYALGFATRSALTFGGLKAGQAREILLYNRERVFAFVLALGEVDDLKYAAAAGAINFGFPVIADTVIPEILPTGITKYEHVVSMPFNEIEGSDDLERAERLVQKCIEVRGVKVKVAEVPVPVPYGSAFEGEVVRKNDMRVEFGGKHSRCFEYLFMAPLDEVVDGKVEVIGPSFEHVEPQGHMDMGIIVQVAGRQMQEDFEPVLERQIHYFINGASGIQHIGQRDIAWIRISNNAAEKGFKLEHFGKILHARYHSDFGAIVDKVQVTIITEPQLLQQWLAKARAAYDYRNKRLADLTDDKVEEFYSCTLCQSFAPNHVCVISPERLGLCGAYNWLDCKASYNINPTGPNQPIKLGKVIDPVKGYWTGTNEYAKIGSHGVVSEVAMYSIMENPMTACGCFECIVMLIPEANGVMVVSREDPSMTPAGMTFSTLAGIAGGGLQTPGVMGVGKYFLLSPKFISADGGFKRVVWMSSILKEMMAEELKAVAEREGDPDLIDKIADERHVTTVEELLAWLEEHNHPVLAMEPMF, encoded by the coding sequence ATGTCGAAATACATTGCAAAACGTGCCATCCGCGGTGCAAACGCACTTGTTCGTGAAGCGGAATTCATGCTCAATCGAGCATTAAGTGAAAAAGGTGGGCATCAAAAGGTTGCATTTCCAAATACCGCATATTACCTGCCCCTCATCTACGGTATGACGGGAATTGCGGTTGAGAAATTGGAAGATCTCGTGCCCGTCATTGAGCAGGCAAAACGCTTGTTACATCCTGCTCCATCGGATACTTTATGGACTCCTTATCTTGGAGAGACGTTGGATTGTGGCATGGCTACCCTATTGGCCGCTGAAGCCATTGAGGCGATTCGCTTCGTCTATGGCCTTCAACCAGAACGAATGCCTGGCTTTACTCTGGCCGGCGGAACATCTTACCCCGAACTGGATTCGCCGAATAATGGACGAGTGGGGCATCTTAATGGACCCATTGATGATATTCAACTGCGCTCCTGGGGGATCCAATTGGTTGATGGACGTATGCCAGGTTTTGCTGCTATCGTAGGAGCAGCTAAGTCGAATGAAGTGGCAGTAAAGATTGTCCGAGAATTGCAGAAGCGCAATATCCTTTGCTTCCTTTCGGGTAATGTCAATGGACGAAGTATAATCCATCAGCTTATTGAAGAAGGAGTTGAACTCGGTTACGATACATATACAGTTCCTTTTGGAACCGATACGATTAGCGCCATCTATGCTCTTGGATTTGCTACTCGTTCAGCCTTGACATTTGGTGGTCTGAAGGCAGGGCAGGCCCGCGAAATCCTTTTGTATAACCGCGAACGTGTCTTTGCCTTTGTCCTGGCTTTAGGGGAAGTGGATGATCTTAAATATGCCGCCGCGGCTGGAGCAATTAATTTTGGCTTTCCTGTGATCGCCGACACTGTGATTCCGGAAATTCTTCCAACCGGAATAACGAAATATGAACATGTGGTTAGCATGCCCTTCAACGAGATTGAAGGTTCAGATGATCTTGAAAGGGCGGAGCGGCTGGTGCAGAAATGTATCGAGGTACGCGGCGTCAAAGTCAAAGTTGCTGAAGTCCCTGTACCGGTTCCTTATGGGTCCGCATTTGAAGGGGAAGTTGTTCGCAAGAACGATATGCGGGTTGAATTTGGCGGTAAACACTCGCGTTGTTTTGAGTATCTCTTTATGGCGCCGCTTGATGAAGTGGTTGATGGAAAAGTTGAAGTTATTGGCCCCTCTTTTGAGCATGTTGAACCACAAGGTCACATGGACATGGGCATCATCGTTCAGGTGGCAGGGCGACAGATGCAAGAAGATTTTGAACCTGTCTTAGAGCGCCAAATCCATTATTTCATCAATGGGGCATCGGGCATTCAACACATTGGACAGAGAGATATTGCCTGGATTCGCATCTCCAATAACGCCGCAGAAAAGGGATTCAAACTCGAGCATTTCGGTAAAATCCTTCATGCCCGCTACCATTCTGATTTTGGTGCAATTGTTGACAAAGTACAGGTTACCATCATAACTGAACCCCAACTACTCCAGCAGTGGCTCGCAAAAGCACGGGCAGCATACGATTATCGGAATAAACGGTTGGCTGACCTGACTGATGATAAGGTGGAAGAGTTCTACTCCTGCACCTTGTGCCAGTCCTTTGCACCGAATCACGTTTGTGTAATCAGCCCAGAACGACTCGGGTTGTGCGGGGCATATAACTGGTTGGACTGCAAAGCCTCCTACAACATTAATCCCACTGGTCCAAATCAACCGATAAAACTTGGAAAAGTGATCGACCCGGTGAAAGGTTATTGGACAGGGACAAACGAATACGCCAAGATTGGTTCACACGGGGTGGTTTCGGAAGTTGCAATGTACTCAATCATGGAAAATCCGATGACTGCCTGTGGTTGTTTTGAGTGTATCGTAATGTTGATCCCTGAAGCCAATGGTGTCATGGTGGTCAGTCGCGAAGATCCAAGCATGACTCCGGCGGGTATGACCTTTAGTACGCTGGCCGGCATTGCAGGAGGAGGTTTGCAGACACCGGGTGTGATGGGAGTAGGAAAATACTTCTTGCTAAGTCCAAAATTTATCTCCGCAGATGGGGGATTCAAACGGGTTGTATGGATGAGCAGCATCCTCAAGGAAATGATGGCTGAAGAGTTAAAGGCTGTCGCTGAACGAGAAGGAGACCCTGACCTGATTGATAAAATCGCTGATGAGCGGCATGTAACGACTGTGGAAGAGCTGTTAGCATGGCTCGAGGAACACAACCATCCAGTTTTGGCAATGGAGCCGATGTTCTAG